Proteins from one Microbacterium hatanonis genomic window:
- a CDS encoding alpha-E domain-containing protein, producing the protein MLSRIAESLFWIGRYIERSDGTARILDVHLQLLLEDPWIDEDTACRSLLSVMGSAQPEGLEHVRREDVLQRLAIDRMNPASISYALTAARENARRAREIVSTELWETLNTSNSRMPRRLQTEKVSEFFGWVRERAALAVGIVDSSTSRDEAWQFFTLGRSIERADMTARLLATRSLTEASGPSWTTILRSCGAYEPYLRTYRGMPSAHNAAEFLLLDRLFPRSIIYSIQRAEECMSLIDPRADRVGHSNTVLRALGQIRNDLEYSPISDVLTELPHHMKRVQKVTREASEAIRQRFFPTQAEPSWIGEIS; encoded by the coding sequence ATGCTGAGTCGCATCGCAGAATCTCTGTTCTGGATCGGGCGCTACATCGAGCGCAGCGACGGCACCGCGCGCATCCTCGACGTGCACCTGCAGCTGCTTCTCGAAGACCCCTGGATCGACGAGGACACCGCCTGCCGCTCGCTGCTGAGCGTGATGGGCTCCGCCCAGCCCGAGGGTCTCGAGCACGTGCGGCGCGAAGACGTGCTGCAGCGCCTGGCGATCGACCGCATGAACCCGGCGAGCATCTCGTACGCCCTCACGGCCGCGCGCGAGAACGCCCGACGCGCGCGCGAGATCGTCTCCACCGAGCTGTGGGAGACCCTGAACACCTCGAACTCGCGCATGCCGCGGCGCCTCCAGACCGAGAAGGTGTCGGAGTTCTTCGGCTGGGTGCGCGAACGCGCCGCCCTCGCCGTCGGCATCGTCGACTCCTCCACCAGCCGTGACGAGGCGTGGCAGTTCTTCACCCTCGGGCGCAGCATCGAACGGGCCGATATGACGGCGCGGCTTCTCGCGACGCGGTCGCTCACCGAAGCATCCGGGCCGTCGTGGACCACCATCCTGCGCTCGTGCGGGGCGTACGAGCCGTACCTGCGCACCTACCGCGGCATGCCCAGCGCGCACAACGCCGCCGAGTTCCTGCTGCTCGACCGTCTCTTCCCCCGCTCGATCATCTACTCGATCCAGCGCGCGGAGGAGTGCATGAGCCTCATCGACCCGCGCGCCGATCGCGTCGGGCACTCGAACACGGTGCTGCGGGCGCTCGGGCAGATCCGCAACGACCTCGAGTACAGCCCCATCAGCGACGTGCTCACCGAGCTGCCGCACCACATGAAGCGAGTGCAGAAGGTGACGCGCGAAGCATCAGAGGCGATCCGCCAGCGGTTCTTCCCGACGCAGGCGGAGCCCAGCTGGATCGGAGAGATCTCGTGA
- a CDS encoding transglutaminase family protein — translation MKRLRIEHSTGFSYQGDVSASYNEARMLPVSTDSQFVLSSSLDIDPSTSVNQYIDYFGTRVSAFDVLSPHDDLSITARSLVEVRPRPIQHVDLTWESLATEAERSIATVEQLTQTARTRPHPEVAEIARSIAGQHDHPGTAAHAIAEALGDAVEYMHGVTSVLSTAHEAWVARKGVCQDIAHITLGALREVGIPARYVSGYLHPRPNAEVGVAVTGESHAWVEWFAGDWQGFDPTNNIEIGDRHVLVGRGRDYNDVPPLRGVYAGPFKSALNVKVTITREM, via the coding sequence ATGAAGAGACTGCGCATCGAGCACTCGACCGGCTTCTCGTACCAGGGCGACGTGTCGGCCTCGTACAACGAGGCGCGGATGCTGCCGGTCTCGACCGACAGTCAGTTCGTGCTGAGTTCGTCGCTCGACATCGACCCCTCGACGTCGGTGAATCAGTACATCGACTACTTCGGCACCCGAGTAAGCGCTTTCGACGTGCTCTCGCCCCACGACGACCTGAGCATCACCGCTCGTTCGCTCGTCGAGGTGCGACCGCGGCCGATCCAGCACGTCGACCTGACGTGGGAGTCGCTGGCGACCGAGGCCGAACGCTCGATCGCGACGGTGGAGCAGCTCACGCAGACGGCACGCACGCGGCCCCATCCCGAGGTCGCGGAGATCGCCCGATCCATCGCCGGTCAGCACGATCACCCGGGCACCGCGGCGCACGCGATCGCCGAGGCCCTCGGCGACGCGGTCGAGTACATGCACGGCGTGACCAGCGTGCTCTCCACGGCTCACGAGGCGTGGGTCGCGCGCAAGGGCGTGTGCCAGGACATCGCGCACATCACCCTCGGCGCACTCCGCGAGGTGGGGATCCCCGCCCGGTACGTCTCGGGTTACCTGCACCCGCGCCCGAACGCCGAGGTAGGCGTGGCCGTGACGGGCGAGTCGCACGCGTGGGTGGAGTGGTTCGCCGGAGACTGGCAGGGCTTCGACCCCACGAACAACATCGAGATCGGCGATCGTCACGTGCTGGTGGGTCGCGGGCGCGACTACAACGACGTTCCGCCGCTGCGCGGCGTGTACGCCGGTCCGTTCAAGTCGGCGCTGAACGTGAAGGTGACGATCACCCGCGAGATGTGA
- a CDS encoding AMP-binding protein, giving the protein MFTSPYDALDIPDVGVYEYLFASLDDSDLDRVALIDPQTGSETTYGELRGQVEAFAGALAHRGVEVGTVVAMLCPNVPAFATVFHGVLRLGAVATTINSLYTAHEIEEQLRDSAATWIVTISPLLEHAAEAARAVGIPDERIIVLDGADGYSDLRSLLAEGRTAPAVSFDPATHVAVLPYSSGTTGMAKGVMLSHRNLVANVEQCRIAIDLGRDDRVLAVLPFFHIYGMTVLLNLALRQRASLVTMPRFDLVEFLRNIQDHRCTFLFIAPPVAVALAKHPVVDDFDTSSVHTVFSGAAPLDGETARATARRLRARVLQGYGMSELSPVSHATPFDRDDVPESAVGVLLPNVEAKLVDVDSGDEIDDHGADGLTAPGEIWVKGPNVMLGYLNRPDATAETIDADGFLHTGDIGVHHVDGYFAIVDRLKELIKYKGYQIAPAELEALLLSHPKVADAAVIGVSDDDGQEVPKAFVVAVAGADLTEDDVAGFVAEQVAPHKKVRRVEFIDAIPKSASGKILRKDLRAREKAAAAR; this is encoded by the coding sequence ATGTTCACCAGCCCCTACGACGCCCTCGACATCCCCGATGTCGGAGTCTACGAGTACCTGTTCGCATCGCTCGACGACTCCGACCTCGACCGTGTGGCGCTCATCGACCCGCAGACCGGCTCCGAGACGACCTACGGCGAACTGCGCGGCCAGGTCGAGGCGTTCGCGGGCGCTCTCGCCCACCGCGGTGTCGAGGTCGGCACCGTCGTCGCCATGCTGTGCCCGAACGTGCCCGCGTTCGCGACGGTGTTCCACGGGGTGCTCCGTCTCGGAGCCGTCGCGACGACCATCAACTCGCTCTACACGGCGCACGAGATCGAGGAGCAGCTGCGTGATTCGGCGGCCACGTGGATCGTCACGATCTCGCCGCTCCTCGAGCACGCCGCCGAGGCGGCGCGGGCCGTGGGCATCCCCGACGAGCGGATCATCGTGCTCGACGGCGCCGATGGGTACTCCGATCTGCGGTCGCTTCTCGCCGAAGGGCGGACGGCGCCCGCCGTGTCGTTCGACCCGGCCACCCACGTCGCGGTCCTCCCCTACTCCTCGGGCACGACCGGAATGGCCAAGGGCGTCATGCTCTCGCACCGCAATCTCGTCGCCAACGTCGAGCAGTGCCGCATCGCGATCGACCTCGGGCGCGACGATCGCGTGCTCGCGGTGCTGCCCTTCTTCCACATCTACGGCATGACGGTGCTGCTGAACCTCGCGCTGCGCCAGCGGGCGAGCCTGGTGACGATGCCCCGGTTCGATCTCGTCGAGTTCCTGCGCAACATCCAGGACCACCGCTGCACGTTCCTCTTCATCGCCCCGCCCGTGGCGGTGGCGCTCGCCAAGCACCCGGTCGTCGACGACTTCGACACCTCGAGCGTGCACACCGTCTTCTCGGGCGCCGCCCCGCTCGACGGCGAGACCGCGCGCGCCACCGCGCGCCGCTTGAGGGCGCGCGTGCTGCAGGGGTACGGCATGAGCGAACTGAGCCCCGTCTCGCACGCCACGCCGTTCGACCGTGACGACGTGCCCGAGAGTGCGGTCGGGGTGCTGCTGCCGAACGTCGAGGCGAAGCTCGTCGACGTCGACTCCGGCGACGAGATCGACGACCACGGCGCCGACGGGCTCACCGCTCCCGGCGAGATCTGGGTGAAGGGGCCGAACGTCATGCTCGGCTACCTCAACCGGCCCGATGCGACCGCCGAGACGATCGACGCCGACGGCTTCCTCCACACCGGCGACATCGGCGTGCATCACGTCGACGGCTACTTCGCGATCGTCGATCGGCTGAAGGAGCTGATCAAGTACAAGGGCTACCAGATCGCACCCGCCGAGCTGGAGGCGCTGCTGCTGTCGCATCCGAAGGTCGCGGATGCCGCGGTCATCGGTGTCTCCGACGACGACGGCCAGGAGGTGCCGAAGGCATTCGTCGTCGCTGTCGCGGGCGCCGACCTCACCGAGGACGACGTCGCCGGCTTCGTCGCCGAGCAGGTCGCACCGCACAAGAAGGTGCGTCGCGTGGAATTCATCGACGCGATCCCGAAGTCGGCCTCGGGCAAGATCCTCCGGAAGGATCTGCGGGCCCGCGAGAAGGCGGCCGCCGCCCGCTGA
- a CDS encoding SDR family NAD(P)-dependent oxidoreductase — MDLALNGHVALVVGGAGYIGSAVVDRLRAEGATALSAGRNGGDVVMDAADDGSVASAVAGVVAEHGRLDALIITAAPAAQTLDPALSNDPADVLAAVDGKAMTFLRAANAVLPIMREAGYGRVVGIAGQSALVTGDVRGSIRNAALIIAAENLADACAGTGVTVNVVNPGRVTDEPSADVQPGRGGESSPAQIADLIAFLVSPLAAAVSGESIAVGHRVRGVTHL, encoded by the coding sequence ATGGATCTGGCCCTGAACGGACATGTCGCCCTCGTCGTGGGTGGCGCCGGCTACATCGGCAGCGCGGTGGTCGACCGTCTCCGCGCCGAGGGCGCCACCGCGCTGAGCGCGGGACGCAACGGCGGAGACGTGGTGATGGATGCTGCGGACGACGGCTCGGTCGCCTCCGCCGTCGCCGGCGTCGTCGCCGAGCACGGCCGCCTCGATGCGCTGATCATCACGGCGGCACCGGCCGCGCAGACTCTCGACCCCGCGCTCTCCAACGACCCCGCCGACGTGCTCGCCGCCGTCGACGGCAAGGCGATGACGTTCCTGCGCGCAGCGAACGCCGTGCTGCCGATCATGCGCGAGGCCGGATACGGCCGTGTCGTCGGCATCGCCGGACAGAGCGCCCTCGTCACGGGCGACGTCCGCGGATCGATCCGCAACGCGGCGCTCATCATCGCCGCAGAGAACCTCGCCGACGCCTGCGCCGGCACGGGGGTCACGGTGAACGTGGTGAACCCGGGCCGGGTGACCGACGAGCCCTCCGCAGACGTGCAGCCCGGTCGCGGCGGCGAGTCGTCGCCCGCCCAGATCGCCGATCTCATCGCCTTCCTCGTCTCGCCGCTGGCCGCCGCCGTCTCGGGCGAGTCGATCGCGGTCGGGCATCGGGTGCGAGGGGTCACCCACCTGTGA
- a CDS encoding spermidine synthase, which produces MSARFEELDWQDTRMGELTLRRRADPATGEQIYEVKLKDEYLMSSLFTVAEEELATLGLAAAAGSDLRVLVGGLGLGYTAATALIDARVGRLTVIDALPAVIGWHERELLPVSAQLVRDERVSLVHDDFFAVVRRAPGSEDVRYDVILLDVDHSPRHTLDPSHADLYTAAGLESLARHLADGGVFALWSDDPPDTDFLSTLSSVFDDTKAHVVEFANRLTGGTSSNTVYVAARRPSAARRTLNGSSNEGATVSTPADHVEPHHIPEPGEPSVPEIEVDETIAPRPEEEVADVARAEPDVGDHAPSAG; this is translated from the coding sequence GTGAGCGCACGATTCGAGGAACTCGACTGGCAGGACACCCGGATGGGCGAGCTGACCCTCAGGCGGCGAGCCGACCCCGCGACGGGCGAGCAGATCTACGAGGTCAAGCTCAAGGACGAGTACCTCATGTCGAGCCTGTTCACGGTCGCCGAAGAGGAGCTCGCCACCCTCGGTCTCGCCGCCGCGGCAGGGAGCGACCTGCGCGTGCTCGTCGGCGGGCTCGGACTCGGATACACGGCCGCGACCGCCCTGATCGATGCGAGGGTCGGGAGGCTCACCGTCATCGACGCCCTTCCCGCGGTGATCGGCTGGCATGAGCGGGAGCTGCTCCCCGTGTCGGCGCAGCTGGTGCGCGACGAGCGGGTCTCGCTGGTGCACGACGACTTCTTCGCGGTCGTGCGGCGTGCGCCGGGTTCCGAAGATGTGCGATACGACGTCATCCTGCTCGACGTCGATCACTCTCCGCGACACACGCTCGATCCGTCGCACGCCGATCTCTACACGGCAGCCGGACTCGAATCGCTCGCTCGCCATCTCGCCGACGGCGGGGTCTTCGCTCTCTGGTCGGACGACCCGCCCGACACCGATTTCCTGTCGACCCTCTCGTCGGTCTTCGATGACACGAAGGCGCACGTCGTCGAATTCGCCAACCGGCTCACCGGCGGCACGTCGTCGAACACCGTCTACGTCGCCGCACGGCGGCCTTCTGCGGCCCGACGTACGCTGAACGGATCGTCGAACGAAGGGGCCACCGTGTCAACACCCGCGGATCACGTCGAACCGCACCACATCCCCGAGCCGGGCGAGCCGAGCGTGCCCGAGATCGAGGTCGACGAGACGATCGCGCCTCGCCCGGAGGAAGAGGTCGCCGACGTGGCTCGCGCAGAACCCGACGTCGGCGACCACGCTCCGTCGGCAGGCTGA
- a CDS encoding DUF368 domain-containing protein codes for MPAPRAASFRPAVDVLRGSLIGVVEVIPGVSGGTVALIVGVYSTLIASASHVVRGALALTDVLRGRGPARAMEHFRAVTWRIVVPVLIGMVVAVIAGARILAPLVAENPVETRAFFAGLIAASLLVPIGMVGRAWSWRLVLVAALAAAASFVLSGLPAGQVADPPLVLVALAAAVAICALVFPGVSGSFLLLVFGLYETTLAAVNDRNLPYLLAFAIGAVVGLGSFVGLLRMLLDKHPAVTLAVATGLMAGSLRALWPWQDSTGSALPPGDDLWGVIALTAIGAAVVLALVAMQYRLADGRSPR; via the coding sequence ATGCCTGCTCCGCGTGCCGCCTCCTTCCGACCCGCCGTCGACGTGCTGCGGGGCTCCCTCATCGGCGTCGTGGAGGTGATCCCCGGAGTGAGCGGGGGCACGGTCGCCCTCATCGTCGGGGTGTATTCGACCCTGATCGCCTCGGCGAGCCACGTCGTGCGCGGCGCACTCGCGCTCACCGACGTGCTCCGCGGCCGGGGCCCCGCCCGCGCGATGGAGCACTTCCGCGCCGTGACGTGGCGCATCGTCGTGCCGGTCCTGATCGGGATGGTGGTCGCCGTCATCGCGGGCGCACGCATCCTCGCACCGCTCGTCGCGGAGAACCCCGTGGAGACGCGCGCGTTCTTCGCCGGGCTGATCGCCGCGTCCCTCCTCGTGCCGATCGGCATGGTGGGCCGGGCCTGGTCGTGGCGGCTCGTGCTCGTGGCCGCCCTCGCCGCGGCCGCGTCGTTCGTCCTCAGCGGCCTCCCCGCCGGGCAGGTCGCCGATCCCCCGCTCGTGCTCGTCGCGCTGGCCGCGGCGGTCGCGATCTGCGCGCTGGTGTTCCCCGGGGTGTCGGGGTCGTTCCTGCTTCTCGTGTTCGGCCTCTACGAGACCACCCTCGCCGCCGTGAACGACCGCAACCTCCCCTACCTTCTCGCCTTCGCGATCGGAGCGGTCGTCGGGCTGGGCTCGTTCGTCGGACTGCTCAGGATGCTGCTCGACAAGCATCCCGCGGTCACGCTCGCCGTGGCGACCGGGCTGATGGCCGGTTCGCTGCGCGCGCTCTGGCCGTGGCAGGACTCGACCGGTTCGGCCCTTCCCCCCGGCGACGATCTCTGGGGCGTGATCGCCCTGACCGCGATCGGCGCCGCGGTCGTGCTCGCCCTGGTCGCCATGCAGTACCGGCTCGCCGACGGGCGATCTCCCCGCTGA
- a CDS encoding DHA2 family efflux MFS transporter permease subunit produces MSNSSKLRWVGLVFISIAVSLIIVDSTIVNVAIPSIVDDLGISSTEVQWVQEAYTLVFASLLLVFGSLADRFGRRRMLLVGVVIFVVASVAAALAPTGGLLILSRLVQGVGGSMILPTTLSLINATFRGRERGIAFAVWGSTIGGMAAVGPLLGGWLTTAFSWRWAFGINIPLGIIIVVGVLLTVAESRSDRAERIDGIGAVLSVVTMSTLVFGLIEGRTYGWWLVDTVPTLGGFTWPWQLSPVPIAFAVALLGLVSFIAWGLHRRRRGRSTLLAFGLFGITSFRNGNIAAMVVSLGEFGIILALPLWLQFVIGFDALQTGLILLALAIGSFVASGVAGALSGRVAPVWVVRAGLAAEIVGVAGIAVVIGPDASWVPLLPFLFVYGLGVGLATAQLTGVVLADVPPSEGGQASGTQSTARQLGAALGVAVLGTVLYSSTAGILGASLADQGIPETQSDQIVSSVVDSAGAAIAGLEASGQSSAVADAAKEAFSDGTRAAAFTAAGFLTLGLLATISLGSAASAPTRRRDEAEPSDRP; encoded by the coding sequence ATGTCGAATTCGTCGAAGCTCCGCTGGGTCGGGCTCGTCTTCATCAGCATCGCCGTCTCGCTGATCATCGTGGACTCCACGATCGTCAACGTCGCCATCCCGTCGATCGTCGACGACCTCGGCATCTCCTCCACCGAGGTGCAGTGGGTGCAGGAGGCCTACACCCTCGTCTTCGCCTCGCTGCTCCTCGTCTTCGGCAGCCTGGCCGACCGCTTCGGGCGACGACGGATGCTGCTGGTCGGCGTCGTCATCTTCGTCGTGGCGTCCGTGGCCGCCGCGTTGGCCCCCACCGGCGGACTGCTCATCCTCTCCCGTCTCGTGCAGGGCGTGGGCGGGTCGATGATCCTCCCGACGACGCTGTCGCTGATCAACGCGACCTTCCGCGGCCGCGAGCGGGGCATCGCGTTCGCCGTCTGGGGTTCGACCATCGGCGGCATGGCCGCCGTGGGGCCGCTGCTGGGCGGATGGCTGACGACCGCGTTCTCGTGGAGGTGGGCGTTCGGCATCAACATCCCCCTCGGCATCATCATCGTCGTCGGCGTGCTGCTCACGGTCGCCGAGTCGCGCAGCGACCGCGCGGAGCGCATCGACGGCATCGGCGCGGTGCTCTCGGTCGTCACCATGAGCACCCTCGTCTTCGGTCTCATCGAGGGTCGCACCTACGGCTGGTGGCTCGTCGACACCGTGCCGACCCTCGGCGGGTTCACCTGGCCGTGGCAGCTCTCGCCGGTGCCGATCGCGTTCGCGGTCGCGCTGCTCGGGCTCGTGTCGTTCATCGCCTGGGGCCTGCACCGCCGACGCCGCGGCCGTTCGACGCTTCTCGCCTTCGGGTTGTTCGGCATCACCTCGTTCCGCAACGGCAACATCGCCGCCATGGTCGTCTCGCTCGGCGAGTTCGGCATCATCCTCGCCCTCCCCCTGTGGCTGCAGTTCGTGATCGGGTTCGATGCGCTCCAGACCGGCCTCATCCTGCTCGCTCTCGCGATCGGCTCTTTCGTGGCGAGCGGCGTCGCCGGGGCGCTCTCGGGTCGCGTCGCCCCCGTCTGGGTGGTGCGAGCGGGCCTCGCCGCCGAGATCGTGGGCGTCGCCGGGATCGCCGTCGTGATCGGCCCGGATGCGTCGTGGGTGCCGCTGCTTCCCTTCCTCTTCGTGTACGGCCTCGGCGTCGGACTCGCCACCGCGCAGCTGACCGGCGTGGTGCTCGCCGACGTTCCGCCGTCGGAAGGCGGCCAGGCCTCCGGCACGCAGTCGACCGCGCGACAGCTCGGCGCGGCACTCGGCGTCGCGGTGCTCGGAACGGTGCTGTACTCCAGCACCGCGGGGATCCTCGGCGCTTCTCTCGCCGACCAGGGGATCCCCGAGACGCAGAGCGACCAGATCGTCTCGTCGGTGGTCGACAGCGCCGGCGCGGCGATCGCTGGGCTGGAGGCCTCCGGGCAGAGCAGCGCGGTCGCGGATGCGGCGAAGGAGGCGTTCTCGGACGGCACCCGGGCCGCGGCCTTCACCGCCGCGGGCTTCCTCACTCTGGGGCTCCTCGCGACGATCTCGCTCGGGTCCGCAGCATCCGCCCCCACCCGTCGCCGCGACGAGGCCGAGCCCTCCGACCGCCCGTAG
- a CDS encoding FAD-binding protein has translation MDKGTLAQAEPEKNWAGTYAYRAANRARPRDLDELVRLVREGSGRLHALGTRHSFTDLPDTDGTLIDLTSLDGGIEIDGAARAVRVPGGTRYGVLAQALEAEGWALRNMGSLPHISVAGATATGTHGSGNGNAVLSTGVRALRYVGADGEVRDVRRGDPDFDALVVGLGAYGIVTEVELDIVPTYRVRQDIYDHVSWDAALADLDAVTGAGYSVSVFTHWDDDEVGYVWVKTRLASDDDDVPATLLDGAIVHDDSPLGSHDNVTELGGIPGPWMLRLPHFRLDREPSFGAEIQTEYFVDRSVAPEALRAVRALAPMIRPHLVVSELRTAARDGLWLSPAYERDVLAIHFTWHDRAADVAGVIPHIEAALAPFAARPHWGKQHAFDAERIAAVHPRIADARAVFERLDPAGRFVNAHLERVGARLPR, from the coding sequence ATGGACAAAGGCACGCTCGCTCAGGCCGAACCCGAGAAGAACTGGGCCGGCACCTACGCGTACCGCGCCGCGAACCGGGCGCGCCCCCGCGACCTGGACGAGCTCGTGCGGCTCGTGCGTGAGGGCAGTGGCAGGCTCCACGCCCTCGGCACGAGGCACTCGTTCACCGATCTGCCCGACACCGACGGCACGCTCATCGATCTGACGTCGCTCGACGGCGGCATCGAGATCGACGGCGCCGCGCGCGCCGTGCGAGTACCCGGCGGCACGCGCTACGGCGTGCTGGCGCAGGCGCTTGAGGCCGAAGGATGGGCGCTGCGCAACATGGGATCGCTGCCGCACATCAGCGTCGCCGGCGCCACCGCGACCGGCACCCACGGATCGGGCAACGGCAACGCCGTGCTCTCGACCGGCGTGCGCGCGCTCCGCTACGTCGGTGCCGACGGCGAGGTCCGCGACGTCCGCCGCGGAGACCCCGACTTCGACGCGCTGGTCGTCGGCCTCGGCGCGTACGGCATCGTGACCGAGGTCGAGCTCGACATCGTGCCGACCTATCGCGTGCGGCAGGACATCTACGACCACGTCTCGTGGGACGCCGCGCTCGCCGACCTCGACGCGGTCACCGGCGCGGGATACAGCGTGTCGGTCTTCACGCACTGGGACGACGACGAGGTCGGCTACGTCTGGGTGAAGACGCGCCTGGCCTCCGACGACGACGATGTTCCCGCCACGCTCCTCGACGGGGCGATCGTCCATGACGACTCGCCGCTCGGCAGCCACGACAACGTGACGGAGCTCGGCGGCATCCCGGGGCCGTGGATGCTGCGGCTCCCGCACTTCCGTCTCGACCGCGAGCCGTCGTTCGGCGCCGAGATCCAGACCGAGTACTTCGTCGACCGGTCTGTCGCACCTGAGGCCCTCCGCGCGGTGCGGGCCCTCGCACCGATGATCCGCCCGCACCTCGTCGTGAGCGAGCTGCGCACCGCGGCCCGCGACGGTCTCTGGCTGAGTCCGGCGTACGAGCGCGACGTGCTCGCCATCCACTTCACGTGGCACGACCGCGCCGCCGATGTGGCCGGGGTCATCCCGCACATCGAGGCGGCGCTCGCCCCCTTCGCCGCGCGCCCGCACTGGGGCAAGCAGCACGCCTTCGACGCCGAGCGGATCGCGGCGGTGCACCCGCGCATCGCCGACGCGCGGGCCGTCTTCGAGCGCCTCGACCCCGCGGGCCGTTTCGTCAACGCGCATCTCGAACGGGTCGGCGCCCGCCTGCCCCGCTGA
- a CDS encoding IclR family transcriptional regulator, translating into MTTEHAGPQDASARSVIDRAFTILGTFQGGRVRQTLSEISRRTELPIATCHRIVQRLTEWGALERETEGRYRIGLRLWEVASLAPRAVGLQRLARPYMQDLYETTGYATHLAIREGSELISIERFQSPRRPARRPLVGNRYPMHATAIGQVLLAHAPEEVRTEVVEGDLEQFTPRTYTDRETLNRVLDDIRRSGYAVSDRQVDNIHVSVAAPVFGADATVIAAVSLALTEQDVDGKNMIHLVRLTATSISRALGAAGFGETP; encoded by the coding sequence GTGACGACGGAGCACGCGGGGCCTCAGGACGCATCGGCGCGTTCGGTGATCGACCGGGCCTTCACGATCCTCGGAACCTTCCAGGGCGGGCGGGTGCGTCAGACGCTCTCCGAGATCAGTCGTCGCACGGAGTTGCCGATCGCGACCTGCCACCGCATCGTGCAGCGCCTCACCGAGTGGGGCGCGCTCGAGCGTGAGACCGAGGGGCGGTACCGCATCGGTCTGCGGCTGTGGGAGGTCGCCTCGCTCGCGCCGCGCGCCGTCGGCCTGCAGCGCCTGGCGCGGCCGTACATGCAGGACCTGTACGAGACGACCGGCTACGCCACCCATCTCGCCATCCGCGAGGGCAGCGAGCTGATCTCGATCGAACGGTTCCAGAGCCCGCGCCGCCCGGCCCGCCGCCCCCTGGTCGGCAACCGCTACCCGATGCACGCGACGGCGATCGGGCAGGTGCTGCTCGCCCACGCGCCCGAGGAGGTCAGGACCGAGGTCGTCGAGGGAGACCTCGAACAGTTCACCCCGCGCACCTACACCGATCGCGAGACGCTCAACCGCGTGCTCGACGACATCCGCCGCAGCGGTTACGCCGTGAGCGACCGGCAGGTAGACAACATCCACGTGAGCGTCGCCGCACCGGTCTTCGGCGCCGACGCGACGGTGATCGCCGCGGTCTCGCTCGCGCTCACGGAGCAGGACGTCGACGGCAAGAACATGATCCACCTGGTGCGCCTGACGGCCACGTCGATCTCGCGCGCGCTCGGTGCGGCGGGCTTCGGCGAGACCCCCTGA
- a CDS encoding acyl-CoA dehydrogenase family protein: MSDAATDLFGFADRLSPAARAKIAALRALLDERARPHLAQWWEDAHCPAHLRLELAALDLEDDPAVAGPDGTPDPLYVGFKHFEFARCDMSIGTVYGGQVGMFRTVVREGGSAEQVARWDPRIASFSLTGCFALTEPEHGSDVAGGMQTTATRDGDVWRISGRKRWIGNAAISDVFLVVARDASDGRAKVFLVPREAPGVSLTDISGKISLRMVRNADIELTDVVVPETDRLQRIDDFGDLSAILAKLRHVVAWNAAGLQVGAYEAALAYALRREQFGRPIAGFQLVQEKLARMLGNATASLAMAVGLTDLRQAGRLGEEHAALVKMWTADRARETVALAREVCGAEGIRVDTDVARMFADAEALYTFEGTREINALIVGRAVTGLSAFTR, translated from the coding sequence GTGAGTGACGCGGCGACCGACCTGTTCGGCTTCGCCGACCGGCTCTCCCCCGCCGCGCGAGCCAAGATCGCGGCGCTGCGCGCGCTCCTCGACGAGAGGGCGCGGCCCCACCTGGCGCAGTGGTGGGAGGACGCCCACTGCCCCGCGCACCTGCGTCTCGAGCTCGCGGCCCTCGACCTGGAGGACGACCCGGCCGTCGCCGGACCGGACGGGACTCCCGACCCCCTCTACGTCGGCTTCAAGCACTTCGAGTTCGCCCGGTGCGACATGTCCATCGGCACGGTCTACGGCGGCCAGGTCGGCATGTTCCGCACCGTGGTGCGCGAGGGCGGGTCGGCCGAGCAGGTCGCGCGGTGGGACCCGAGGATCGCCTCGTTCTCGTTGACCGGATGCTTCGCCCTGACCGAGCCGGAGCACGGCTCGGATGTCGCCGGCGGCATGCAGACCACGGCCACCCGTGACGGCGACGTGTGGCGGATCAGCGGCCGCAAGCGATGGATCGGGAACGCGGCCATTTCGGACGTCTTCCTCGTGGTCGCCCGCGATGCCTCCGACGGGCGCGCGAAGGTCTTCCTCGTGCCCCGCGAGGCCCCCGGGGTCTCGCTCACCGACATCTCGGGGAAGATCAGCCTCCGGATGGTGCGGAACGCCGACATCGAGCTCACCGACGTCGTGGTCCCGGAGACGGACCGCCTGCAGCGCATCGACGACTTCGGCGACCTGTCGGCGATCCTCGCGAAGCTCCGGCACGTCGTCGCGTGGAACGCGGCCGGCCTCCAGGTGGGCGCCTACGAGGCCGCGCTCGCCTACGCCCTCCGGCGCGAGCAGTTCGGCCGTCCGATCGCCGGCTTCCAGCTCGTGCAGGAGAAGCTGGCGCGGATGCTGGGGAACGCCACCGCATCGCTGGCGATGGCGGTGGGCCTCACCGACCTCCGGCAGGCGGGGCGTCTGGGTGAGGAGCACGCCGCGCTGGTGAAGATGTGGACGGCCGATCGCGCGCGCGAGACCGTCGCGCTCGCGCGGGAGGTGTGCGGGGCCGAGGGCATCCGGGTCGATACCGACGTGGCGCGGATGTTCGCCGACGCCGAGGCGCTTTACACGTTCGAGGGCACCCGCGAGATCAACGCCCTCATCGTGGGCCGGGCGGTCACGGGCCTCAGCGCCTTCACCCGCTGA